The following coding sequences lie in one Metallumcola ferriviriculae genomic window:
- the truA gene encoding tRNA pseudouridine(38-40) synthase TruA: MNNYRLTIQYDGGRYKGWQRLGNGENTIQGKIENVLSELAATKIEVIGGITTDAGVHALAQTANFKISKKLTELEIKSYLNKYLPQDISIKEVVLVPESFHARYNAKDITYLYKIWNKEYTNPFMRKYSMHVEKPLNITIMKKACPYFIGEHDFTAFSKAKSKKKSMVRKINSIDIKENAGFMQVRVRANGFLYNMVRRIVGTLIEVGLNEVEGKDIPSIINSRERNQAGSIADACGLYLEKIEYHSNSKA, from the coding sequence ATGAATAATTATAGGTTGACAATTCAATACGATGGCGGTCGATATAAGGGCTGGCAGCGGCTCGGTAATGGTGAAAATACAATCCAAGGAAAAATAGAAAATGTACTATCAGAGCTGGCAGCGACAAAAATCGAAGTTATTGGAGGCATCACAACGGATGCCGGTGTACATGCTCTAGCTCAAACAGCCAATTTTAAGATCAGTAAGAAGCTGACTGAATTGGAAATCAAGAGTTATTTGAATAAATATTTACCTCAAGATATTAGCATTAAGGAGGTTGTCTTAGTTCCTGAAAGTTTTCATGCCCGGTATAATGCCAAGGATATAACCTATTTGTATAAGATCTGGAATAAGGAATATACAAACCCCTTCATGCGTAAGTACAGTATGCATGTTGAGAAACCGTTGAATATCACGATAATGAAAAAAGCATGTCCATACTTTATAGGTGAACATGATTTTACTGCTTTTTCAAAGGCCAAGTCTAAGAAAAAGTCCATGGTACGTAAAATAAATTCTATTGATATAAAAGAAAATGCCGGTTTTATGCAAGTTAGGGTGAGAGCCAATGGATTTCTTTATAATATGGTTAGAAGAATTGTTGGAACGTTGATAGAAGTTGGGTTAAATGAAGTAGAGGGTAAAGATATACCGAGCATTATAAATTCAAGAGAACGGAACCAAGCTGGTAGTATTGCAGATGCATGTGGGTTGTACTTGGAAAAGATTGAGTACCATTCAAACTCCAAAGCTTAA
- a CDS encoding DUF5698 domain-containing protein has translation MNLFGELLLVVLVMIVSNTIGTLKTIFTAKKYFRPVYIIVFVDAIIFATVITKVTSGGEYLYILAFAVGKMLGVFLGGAIEGKIAIGLIEADIMVSDKDRMITISDRLREAGFSVNTMVTYGIHGNKRYVIEVTAKRKDIGNIKVVLESVDCKNPTMTIKEVSNVSGKVCSSEG, from the coding sequence ATGAATTTATTTGGAGAGTTACTTTTGGTTGTCTTAGTTATGATTGTAAGTAATACCATAGGAACTCTGAAGACTATTTTTACAGCGAAAAAATATTTTAGACCTGTTTATATCATAGTATTTGTCGATGCTATTATCTTTGCGACCGTAATTACTAAAGTGACTTCAGGTGGCGAATATTTATATATATTGGCTTTTGCAGTAGGAAAAATGCTTGGGGTTTTCTTAGGGGGAGCAATCGAGGGAAAGATTGCTATAGGATTGATCGAGGCTGATATCATGGTAAGTGATAAGGATCGGATGATTACTATCTCTGATCGGTTAAGAGAAGCAGGATTCTCCGTAAATACCATGGTCACTTATGGGATCCACGGGAACAAGAGATATGTTATAGAAGTAACGGCTAAAAGAAAAGATATTGGCAACATTAAAGTCGTATTGGAAAGTGTTGATTGTAAAAATCCAACCATGACGATTAAGGAAGTTTCGAATGTTTCCGGGAAGGTATGCAGTAGCGAAGGTTAA
- a CDS encoding ABC-F family ATP-binding cassette domain-containing protein: MITVTNVGLRYGEQKLFENVNLKFTPGNCYGIIGANGSGKSTFLRILSGEIEANTGEVSISSNVRVSVLKQDHYQYDDIQVLETVIMGNARLREIMAEKDALYAKADFSDEEGIRVAELECEFAEIDGWEAESDASALLQGLGIATELHDKKMVELQGAEKVKVLLAQALFGKPGVLILDEPTNNLDIKSISWLQEFLINFDGIVIVVSHDRHFLNKVCTHIADVDFGKIKLYVGNYDFWYESSQLALQMSKDQNKKKEEKIKQLQEFVARFSANASKSKQATSRKKMLEKITLDDIEPSSRKFPYVGFKPEREVGNDILTVTNLTKTVDGEKVLDNVSFTVTKGDKIAFVGPNEIVNTTLFKIISGEMEPDGGSYKWGVTITKGYFPKDNSGFFDGVDLNLIDWLRQFSVEQSENYLRGFLGRMLFSGDDALKKVEVLSGGERVRCILSMMMLSNANALILDQPTNHLDLEAITALNNGLRDYTSNVLFISHDHQLIQTIANRIIEITPSGVIDMKMTYDEYLERLHA; the protein is encoded by the coding sequence GTGATTACAGTAACAAATGTTGGCTTAAGGTACGGAGAGCAAAAGCTGTTTGAGAATGTTAATCTAAAGTTCACCCCAGGAAATTGCTATGGTATCATTGGAGCTAATGGCTCCGGCAAAAGTACTTTTCTCAGGATTTTATCGGGGGAAATAGAAGCTAATACTGGGGAAGTTAGTATTTCCTCAAATGTTCGTGTTTCCGTTTTAAAACAGGATCATTATCAATATGATGACATTCAAGTATTAGAGACTGTCATTATGGGGAACGCAAGATTGAGGGAAATTATGGCAGAGAAGGATGCCCTTTACGCCAAAGCGGATTTTAGTGATGAAGAAGGCATACGAGTGGCAGAATTGGAGTGTGAGTTTGCTGAAATCGATGGTTGGGAAGCCGAATCCGATGCTTCTGCCCTTTTGCAAGGTTTAGGTATTGCTACTGAGCTTCACGATAAAAAAATGGTTGAATTACAGGGCGCTGAAAAGGTAAAGGTGCTTCTAGCCCAAGCCCTTTTTGGTAAGCCTGGAGTCCTGATTTTAGACGAACCCACCAACAACTTGGACATCAAGTCAATTAGCTGGCTGCAGGAGTTCTTAATTAACTTTGACGGTATAGTTATCGTGGTATCCCATGATAGACATTTCTTAAACAAAGTTTGTACTCATATAGCTGATGTGGATTTCGGCAAAATCAAGCTATATGTAGGCAATTATGATTTCTGGTATGAGTCCAGCCAATTAGCTCTACAGATGTCCAAGGACCAAAACAAGAAAAAAGAAGAGAAAATCAAGCAACTACAGGAATTTGTCGCTCGGTTTAGCGCTAATGCATCCAAGTCTAAACAGGCTACCTCCCGGAAAAAAATGCTGGAGAAAATCACCCTCGACGATATTGAACCATCCAGCAGAAAATTCCCATACGTTGGCTTTAAGCCAGAGAGGGAAGTGGGAAATGATATTCTAACGGTGACAAACCTTACTAAAACCGTCGACGGAGAGAAGGTTTTGGATAATGTTAGTTTTACCGTTACCAAAGGGGATAAAATTGCCTTTGTGGGACCTAATGAGATTGTTAATACCACGTTATTTAAAATTATTAGCGGTGAAATGGAGCCTGATGGCGGTTCCTATAAGTGGGGAGTTACCATTACTAAGGGCTATTTTCCTAAGGACAACTCAGGATTTTTTGATGGTGTTGACCTAAATCTAATTGATTGGCTGCGTCAGTTTTCCGTGGAACAGTCGGAAAACTACTTGCGAGGTTTCCTGGGTCGGATGCTCTTTTCGGGGGACGATGCATTAAAGAAAGTAGAGGTTCTGTCTGGCGGGGAGAGGGTGAGATGTATTCTTTCCATGATGATGTTAAGCAATGCCAACGCATTGATCTTAGATCAGCCAACAAACCATTTAGATTTGGAAGCTATTACTGCCCTGAATAATGGTTTGAGGGATTATACAAGTAATGTATTATTTATCTCTCACGACCACCAACTTATACAAACTATTGCTAACAGAATTATTGAGATCACACCTTCCGGGGTGATTGACATGAAAATGACTTATGATGAATACCTGGAGCGTTTGCATGCTTAA
- a CDS encoding flavodoxin family protein: MKVVAFNGSPNKEGNTYHAARIVTEELEKEGIGTEIIHVGNKTIRGCLACGQCRKKRDEKCIADDEVNKWIQKMKEADGIILGSPVHYSSIGATMKAFLDRAFYVAGNNGGIFRHKVGAAIVAVRRSGGLPAFDQLNHYITYSEMMIPTSNYWNVIHGTRPGEALQDEEGVQIMRVLGKNMAWLLKLVDNGNGSVEPPERENKVATNFIR, from the coding sequence ATGAAAGTTGTAGCTTTTAACGGCAGTCCGAATAAGGAAGGGAATACTTACCATGCAGCAAGAATAGTTACAGAAGAACTAGAAAAAGAAGGTATAGGAACGGAAATTATTCATGTAGGAAATAAGACCATTAGAGGGTGTTTAGCATGTGGTCAATGCAGAAAGAAAAGAGATGAGAAGTGTATTGCGGATGATGAAGTGAACAAATGGATTCAAAAAATGAAAGAAGCGGACGGTATAATTCTAGGATCACCTGTGCATTATTCGTCAATTGGTGCCACAATGAAAGCCTTCTTAGATAGGGCGTTTTATGTTGCTGGTAACAATGGCGGAATATTTAGACATAAGGTTGGTGCAGCTATTGTTGCTGTAAGACGTTCAGGGGGGCTGCCGGCCTTTGACCAACTAAATCACTATATTACTTATTCCGAAATGATGATACCAACCTCAAATTATTGGAATGTTATTCACGGCACCAGGCCTGGTGAAGCGTTACAAGATGAAGAAGGAGTGCAAATCATGAGAGTCCTTGGTAAAAATATGGCATGGCTCCTCAAATTAGTTGACAACGGAAACGGGTCAGTTGAGCCTCCGGAAAGAGAAAACAAAGTAGCTACAAATTTTATTCGTTAG
- a CDS encoding citrate/2-methylcitrate synthase gives MVKDNDLKQVTQLILEAKEKAHQETSWEPKPEFTPNVKWPMNCTIGPGLEGAIVCDTKIGYVNGSKGWLIYQGYDIFDLCAYSSFEEVSYLLFHGKLPSKDELVSFKQKLNLYRNIPQTIRQLDSFNIEEMSPMASVRLGSELMRQQLSHRIEEQVQLLYGGISADEDSISMEIEPTGGERATYEFESDEEELVDSCYQCIAGLSSIMGAIVRLRAGHLALEPDPNLGFAANLLYMMSGKKPTPLEERVMDICLILHAEHGINASTFATMVVASTLSDIYSSVGAGIAALSGPLHGGANEEVVKTLEEIKSVDNVKPWYKKLKEENGKVMGFGHRVYKAYDPRARILEPMAKLLVNDKPQMQEMYNIAKSIETEVQEDMGQEQKIFPNVDFYSGIVYKSLGIDSEYYTPIFAVSRISGWTAHVVEYLKKNRIFRPRAIYVGDYLNEFIPIEERE, from the coding sequence ATGGTTAAAGATAACGATTTAAAGCAAGTAACACAATTGATATTAGAGGCTAAGGAAAAAGCTCACCAAGAAACCAGTTGGGAACCAAAGCCAGAATTCACTCCAAACGTAAAATGGCCTATGAATTGTACTATTGGTCCCGGTCTTGAGGGAGCTATAGTGTGTGATACCAAGATTGGCTATGTTAATGGTTCAAAGGGGTGGTTAATTTATCAAGGTTATGATATTTTTGATCTTTGTGCTTATTCATCTTTTGAAGAAGTGTCTTATTTATTATTTCATGGAAAATTACCTTCAAAAGATGAATTAGTATCTTTTAAGCAAAAGCTTAACCTTTATCGAAATATTCCCCAAACTATTAGACAACTGGACAGTTTTAATATAGAAGAAATGAGTCCTATGGCTTCTGTACGATTAGGTAGTGAATTAATGAGGCAGCAGCTAAGTCACCGTATTGAGGAACAGGTACAGCTCTTATATGGAGGTATTTCTGCGGATGAAGATTCTATTTCCATGGAAATAGAGCCCACAGGAGGAGAAAGGGCAACTTATGAATTTGAAAGTGATGAAGAAGAGTTGGTTGATAGTTGTTATCAATGCATAGCAGGACTATCAAGTATTATGGGTGCCATTGTTAGATTACGTGCTGGCCATCTAGCATTAGAGCCTGATCCGAATTTGGGCTTTGCCGCCAATTTATTGTATATGATGAGTGGGAAAAAACCTACGCCTTTGGAAGAGCGGGTTATGGATATATGCCTTATTCTCCACGCCGAACATGGTATTAACGCTAGTACTTTTGCTACAATGGTTGTAGCTTCTACTTTATCCGATATATACTCTTCGGTAGGGGCAGGTATTGCCGCTTTAAGTGGTCCATTACATGGTGGTGCAAATGAAGAAGTTGTCAAAACTTTAGAAGAAATCAAGTCAGTAGATAATGTTAAGCCATGGTATAAAAAACTCAAGGAAGAAAATGGCAAAGTAATGGGATTCGGCCATCGAGTTTATAAGGCATATGATCCAAGGGCAAGGATTTTAGAGCCTATGGCAAAATTACTGGTAAATGACAAGCCCCAAATGCAGGAAATGTACAATATTGCAAAAAGCATAGAAACAGAGGTCCAGGAGGATATGGGTCAAGAGCAAAAGATTTTTCCCAATGTTGACTTTTACTCTGGAATTGTATATAAATCTTTGGGAATTGACTCAGAATACTATACTCCCATTTTTGCTGTATCTCGTATTTCTGGTTGGACTGCCCATGTAGTTGAATATCTTAAGAAAAACCGTATTTTCCGGCCTCGAGCCATCTATGTAGGTGACTATTTAAATGAATTTATCCCTATTGAGGAAAGAGAATAA
- a CDS encoding DUF4153 domain-containing protein — MDINKLIIENIANPHELERMFRKDPEAFKKSFSYAWEQNPDSQVLAVWYERLHFKEAANTEKGSLLQKDFLSMGILAILAGISTRIILHFAEQQAIAPINLVFGILPFIAAYFVYNNTPKKNVLYIIASLFLISGFYLNMLPLEQKDSIILAYLHLPIFLWVLLGLAFTGNEYPKGSTRLAYLKFNGEFCILYASMAISGMLLAALTMQLFGFVGMDIEEFYFRNVVLFGAAALAIVATYLVSRNLKLAKNIAPYIAKIFSPLVLATLLVYLITVIWVGKNPFLDRNFLISFNGVLLSVLAVTIFSITESGTDEKKNISDYINFALIVLALIIDSVALSAIVFRLSSYGITPNRLAVLGVNILIWANLIWIMLSYMRFLQNKTGPSTIQDAVTKYLPVYGLWAAFVTFTFPLIFY; from the coding sequence ATGGACATTAACAAACTGATTATTGAAAATATTGCTAACCCCCATGAGCTGGAGAGAATGTTTAGAAAAGACCCCGAAGCTTTTAAAAAGTCATTCTCATACGCCTGGGAACAAAACCCTGATTCGCAGGTTCTTGCCGTTTGGTATGAAAGATTGCATTTCAAGGAGGCGGCAAATACAGAAAAAGGTTCCTTGCTTCAGAAAGATTTCTTATCCATGGGCATTTTAGCAATTCTGGCCGGGATAAGCACCAGGATAATTTTGCATTTTGCCGAACAGCAAGCAATAGCCCCCATTAACCTTGTTTTTGGTATACTTCCCTTTATTGCCGCCTATTTTGTTTACAATAATACCCCCAAAAAAAATGTTCTTTACATCATTGCATCGTTATTCCTAATCTCCGGATTTTATCTTAATATGCTGCCACTAGAGCAAAAGGATAGTATTATCCTAGCTTATCTACACCTTCCCATTTTCTTATGGGTATTATTAGGGCTCGCATTTACAGGAAATGAATATCCAAAAGGCAGCACAAGATTAGCCTATCTCAAATTTAATGGGGAATTTTGCATACTCTACGCCAGCATGGCAATCAGCGGAATGCTGCTAGCGGCATTAACCATGCAATTATTTGGATTTGTCGGCATGGATATTGAAGAATTCTATTTTCGAAATGTCGTTTTATTTGGTGCTGCCGCTCTCGCTATTGTGGCCACATACCTGGTATCAAGGAACCTTAAACTTGCTAAAAATATTGCACCATATATAGCCAAAATTTTTAGTCCTCTTGTACTGGCCACATTGTTGGTCTATCTTATAACGGTTATTTGGGTGGGGAAAAATCCATTCTTGGACCGCAATTTCCTCATATCCTTCAACGGAGTACTCCTTAGTGTATTGGCCGTCACCATATTCTCCATCACAGAAAGCGGCACAGACGAGAAAAAGAACATTTCTGATTATATAAATTTTGCCCTAATTGTTCTTGCTCTTATCATTGACAGTGTGGCTTTATCAGCCATAGTGTTCAGGCTTTCTTCTTATGGGATTACGCCCAACAGACTTGCTGTTTTAGGCGTAAACATACTTATCTGGGCCAATCTAATTTGGATTATGCTCTCCTATATGCGTTTTCTACAAAACAAAACTGGACCTTCAACGATCCAAGATGCCGTTACTAAGTATTTGCCGGTCTACGGACTTTGGGCAGCTTTTGTTACATTTACTTTTCCTTTAATTTTTTATTAG
- a CDS encoding helix-turn-helix domain-containing protein: protein MAIIINIDVMLAKRKMSVTELSGRVGITMANLSILKNGKAKAIRLATLEAICKALECQPGDILEYKSDEDRQG, encoded by the coding sequence ATGGCGATTATAATCAATATTGATGTGATGTTGGCTAAAAGGAAAATGAGCGTAACAGAACTTTCGGGGAGGGTTGGAATAACGATGGCTAATCTTTCTATATTGAAAAATGGAAAGGCAAAAGCGATACGATTAGCAACTCTAGAGGCGATTTGTAAGGCTTTAGAATGTCAGCCCGGAGATATTTTAGAATACAAAAGTGACGAAGACCGTCAAGGATAA
- a CDS encoding DUF2975 domain-containing protein yields MKRETFFLKFVVVLMGLPILALCIFLLPGIAEYFAELNPTLGFLQYPFLIGLYVTAIVFFVALYQTLKLLSYIDKNQAFSELSVKALKNIKYCAITISALYVIFMPLLYLMAEVDDAPGIILIGMIIIFGCWVIAVFAAVLQKLLKNAIDIKSENDLTV; encoded by the coding sequence ATGAAACGTGAAACATTCTTTTTAAAGTTCGTTGTTGTTCTTATGGGACTTCCTATCCTTGCTTTGTGTATATTTTTGTTACCTGGGATAGCTGAATATTTTGCAGAATTAAATCCAACGTTAGGTTTTTTGCAATATCCCTTTTTAATCGGGTTGTATGTAACAGCGATAGTATTTTTCGTTGCATTGTACCAGACTTTAAAACTTTTAAGCTATATTGACAAGAACCAAGCTTTTTCGGAATTATCTGTAAAGGCTTTAAAGAATATTAAATACTGTGCCATCACCATCAGTGCCTTGTATGTGATATTTATGCCACTTTTATATCTCATGGCAGAGGTAGACGATGCCCCGGGTATTATACTAATCGGAATGATCATTATCTTTGGTTGCTGGGTCATCGCAGTCTTTGCCGCTGTTCTTCAAAAGCTATTAAAAAATGCTATCGATATAAAATCAGAAAATGATTTAACGGTTTGA
- a CDS encoding YdbC family protein, whose amino-acid sequence MAEVKYEIKQMIGILSESSKGWSKELNLISWNDRVPKYDLRDWAPEHAKMGKGVTLSAEELKKLRDLLNELEF is encoded by the coding sequence GTGGCAGAAGTTAAATACGAAATCAAACAGATGATTGGTATCTTATCAGAGTCGTCTAAAGGTTGGTCAAAGGAATTGAACCTAATCAGCTGGAATGACCGGGTTCCCAAGTACGACCTGCGTGACTGGGCACCGGAACATGCCAAAATGGGTAAAGGGGTTACCCTGTCAGCGGAAGAACTGAAGAAGCTACGGGACCTGCTGAATGAGTTAGAGTTTTAA
- a CDS encoding M48 family metallopeptidase: MNSIMISNIAIEVIRKKIKNINLSVHPPDGRVRLAVPEKMDEEAIKLFAISKLSWIKKQRGKFDLQDRQSIRKFLSGESHYFFGTRYLLNVVETSGKQHVELRNKKYIDLYIRPNSTKEKREKVMTAWYREQLKSIIPEYIIKWEEVIGVSVKDWGVKLMKTRWGTCNTMAQRIWLNLELAKTNPRCLEFIIVHEMVHLLERSHNDRFKAYMDKFLPNWRSIRDELNGLIYESSKWS; this comes from the coding sequence ATGAATAGTATAATGATAAGCAATATAGCTATTGAGGTAATCAGGAAAAAAATAAAAAATATTAATCTTTCAGTCCATCCACCTGATGGTCGAGTTAGGCTGGCAGTGCCTGAAAAAATGGACGAAGAAGCAATAAAGCTTTTTGCTATATCTAAACTGTCATGGATCAAAAAACAAAGAGGAAAGTTTGATTTGCAGGATAGGCAATCTATCAGAAAATTTTTATCCGGGGAAAGCCATTACTTTTTTGGAACCAGGTATTTGTTAAATGTCGTGGAGACTTCCGGCAAGCAACACGTGGAGTTAAGAAATAAGAAGTACATCGATTTATATATAAGGCCAAACAGTACAAAAGAAAAACGCGAAAAAGTGATGACAGCATGGTATAGGGAACAGCTTAAAAGCATAATTCCAGAATATATAATTAAATGGGAAGAAGTCATTGGCGTATCTGTTAAAGATTGGGGCGTTAAGCTGATGAAGACCAGATGGGGCACATGCAATACAATGGCTCAAAGGATTTGGTTAAACTTAGAACTCGCTAAGACGAATCCTCGGTGTCTAGAGTTTATTATTGTTCATGAAATGGTCCATTTATTAGAAAGAAGTCATAATGATCGGTTCAAAGCGTATATGGATAAATTTCTTCCAAATTGGAGGAGCATTCGAGATGAGCTGAATGGTTTGATATATGAAAGCAGTAAGTGGTCTTAG
- a CDS encoding type II toxin-antitoxin system RelE/ParE family toxin: MSAVNERYHVIVSERANEMLVQHTRFLAQVSTQTADKLTVDIIEAAKTLREFPERGSWLNGPLLPRDKYKKLLVDKRYLLIYKIKEDTVYIDYVVDCRQGYTWLK; this comes from the coding sequence GTGAGCGCGGTGAATGAACGGTATCATGTGATTGTCTCGGAAAGAGCGAATGAAATGCTCGTACAGCATACCCGGTTTCTGGCGCAAGTTAGCACTCAGACAGCAGACAAGCTCACAGTAGATATCATTGAGGCGGCAAAAACCCTGCGGGAGTTTCCAGAGAGAGGCTCTTGGCTTAACGGACCGTTATTGCCGAGAGACAAGTACAAAAAACTGCTCGTGGATAAGAGGTATTTGCTGATTTATAAAATTAAGGAGGATACAGTGTATATCGACTACGTGGTGGATTGCCGCCAGGGCTATACCTGGCTAAAATGA
- a CDS encoding type II toxin-antitoxin system Phd/YefM family antitoxin: MNIKPSAAIRKNYNEISALCKITKEPVFLTKNGEGDLVVMDIDTYSRRESMLKLREQLIAAEEDRLMGRKGYTLEEVEEKMRKAIHEATGERGE; the protein is encoded by the coding sequence ATGAACATAAAACCATCTGCGGCAATACGCAAAAATTACAATGAAATATCGGCACTCTGTAAGATAACGAAAGAGCCAGTTTTTTTAACCAAAAACGGTGAAGGCGATTTGGTGGTCATGGATATCGACACCTATTCAAGACGTGAAAGTATGCTGAAGCTGCGAGAACAACTTATCGCAGCCGAGGAGGATAGATTGATGGGTAGAAAGGGCTACACCCTTGAAGAAGTGGAAGAGAAAATGAGGAAAGCCATCCATGAGGCTACCGGTGAGCGCGGTGAATGA
- a CDS encoding transposase — MYSVKFKQLSLSDIYDGCLDFVDKDKPRFLALLEEHIQLSEYISLSFYQAFYKHFGRKRKFKLESFLYALIIQRIFSIPTDALLIIFLNFSKEIREFCGFSKVPDASKFTRFKQDFSKHLQTLFDNLVDQTEPICEQINSELASYLVFDTSGVEAYVTENNPKFINRLIKQLKSQYKGNSSVDPYKMAYGIMPSCASSNPNVKQLYINGHFCYVYKFGMLTNGLGIVRNISFFDEDFINAHPEIPIEKKSDSPDEDKSLSDSKALKPVLRDFFKTHTHFKPSTFIGDAAFDTNDSYNFLLKDCHFLKTVIPLNERGSKNLPEPGFNESGQPLCPLDSSLPMKYEGKAPLRSGVVRDKWVCPKMKWKGSKRITLCEHPCSDSPSGRMFYTYPEKDLRLYPGIIRDTPEWIDIYKNRCVIEQTIQHFKSNFGVANRKTTNALTIKADLLLAGITQLLTVILADKLHKHELIRSLKPLLA; from the coding sequence ATCTATTCTGTGAAATTTAAACAATTATCCCTATCTGATATTTATGACGGTTGTCTTGATTTCGTTGATAAGGATAAACCTCGGTTTCTAGCGCTTCTTGAAGAGCATATTCAACTTTCAGAGTATATTTCGCTGAGTTTCTATCAGGCTTTTTACAAGCACTTTGGTCGCAAACGAAAATTTAAGCTTGAGTCTTTTCTTTATGCACTCATCATTCAGAGAATCTTTTCTATTCCTACAGATGCGCTTCTGATTATTTTTTTGAATTTTTCCAAGGAAATCCGTGAATTCTGTGGTTTTTCTAAAGTACCTGATGCATCAAAATTTACACGATTTAAGCAAGATTTTTCTAAACATCTTCAAACACTTTTTGATAACCTTGTTGATCAAACTGAACCTATTTGTGAGCAAATTAACTCAGAACTTGCTTCATATCTCGTCTTTGATACCTCTGGCGTTGAAGCTTACGTTACTGAGAATAATCCTAAGTTTATCAATCGCTTAATCAAGCAGCTTAAGTCTCAATACAAAGGCAACTCTTCTGTTGACCCATACAAAATGGCATACGGCATTATGCCTTCCTGCGCATCATCAAATCCAAATGTCAAACAGCTTTACATCAATGGCCATTTTTGCTATGTCTATAAATTTGGTATGCTCACAAATGGCCTTGGTATAGTCAGAAATATTTCCTTTTTTGATGAAGACTTTATAAATGCACACCCTGAAATCCCAATAGAGAAAAAGTCTGATTCCCCTGATGAAGATAAATCCTTATCCGATTCTAAAGCACTTAAACCTGTTCTGCGCGACTTTTTTAAAACACATACTCATTTTAAACCCAGCACGTTTATTGGCGATGCTGCTTTTGATACAAACGATTCCTATAACTTTTTATTGAAGGATTGTCACTTTTTAAAAACAGTCATTCCTCTGAACGAACGAGGTTCTAAGAACCTCCCTGAACCCGGGTTCAACGAATCTGGACAACCTCTGTGTCCGTTAGATTCTTCTTTACCCATGAAATATGAAGGTAAAGCGCCCTTAAGGAGTGGCGTTGTTAGAGATAAATGGGTTTGCCCAAAAATGAAGTGGAAAGGTTCTAAACGCATTACTTTATGTGAACATCCTTGCTCCGACTCTCCTTCTGGTAGAATGTTTTATACCTATCCTGAAAAAGACTTAAGACTTTATCCTGGCATTATTAGAGACACCCCTGAATGGATTGATATCTACAAAAATCGTTGCGTTATTGAGCAAACCATTCAACACTTTAAATCCAATTTTGGCGTCGCCAACAGAAAAACTACAAATGCTTTAACCATTAAGGCTGACTTACTCCTTGCAGGAATTACTCAACTGCTTACCGTTATTCTTGCAGACAAACTCCATAAACACGAACTCATCAGAAGCCTTAAACCTCTTTTGGCTTAG